From the genome of Penicillium oxalicum strain HP7-1 chromosome VII, whole genome shotgun sequence:
AGCCActgatgaagatgttgaGCACTCCAGCAATGAAGGAGATCTTCTCGCGCAGGGTCACCGTAGCAGTCTTGTTCCATTGCTTTCCCAGGCGCTCCACGCCCTCCTTCATGCGGCCCCGGTACTTCTCCAGTTGCTCATCGGCGGTGGGCACGCGACGCCGGAACTCACCCACCACACGTTCCTTGGCATTTGCACCCCTCGATCGCAGCTTCTCACGTTGTTTGCGCACCTTTTCCCGCTGCAGAGTGATTGCATTTTGCCATTTCTCAAAGCGCTGCGACAGTTGAATATTGTCCAGCAagtcgaagatggtgagcTTATCGAGCGGAGGAAACGTGTCCCAGTCTTCCTGGTAAGAACCACTGTTTGAGAAAGAAGGATTGCGCGAGAGTCTGCCGGGGGTGTCCGCTGGCAGGTAATCTTCATCGTGGTCATAGTCGTCAAAAGGATTATCCATGATCTCGTCGATGGAGGGAGTGGCGGCCACCGAGTCCGTCCCCACGGTGGAAGCCGACTTGCGGCGCTCCCGCAGAGTTGAGTCCTCCATCAGAAATTGTTGTTGAAAGGAGAAGATAGTAGGGCCGTCCCGATAATGGGGATAGGGTCGACTGAGAAACCGACTAAACGTTAGCATTCCCATGGTGCAAGCGAGCGAGCGATCTACCGCGCCAGGAGGTCGAGACCGCCGCCGGGAGAGCGGCCGTCAGCCTTCTTATCTGCGCGCATTCCCTCGAGACCTCTAGAAACTTTTTGTGTCTTCTCTTTCGGGGGAGGGTAATAAGAATTTTGAGGGGGCAAAATCGTCACGAGAGAGAGCGTTCCGTACCCTTGAGACCGTAAGAACCACGGCAAGTATCACGCGGGGACTATCGTCGTGCTGTGGTTGGTGAGCGCGATCGAACGGGATGCAAGCACGAGCAGCTGCACGCGGAAAACGGCTGAACCGATGAGTGGTCGAGTGGAGGCACCAGCGAGATGTTGAAGGTCAGGATGGGTCAGGACAAGCGCTGAGGAATCGCAGTGGGAAGCATGTGGGCAGGTTCATGAAGCTTCGGCGTTGcagggggggagggcagcTCCAGCAAAGCCAAACAAACCAAAGCGCAGCGTCATCACACACCGTCCCGCAGGAGCTCGTCATTGGGTCCTACTCAAGACCCAATCAGAGTGGCCCGTTGCGCCACAGGCCCTCCCCATCGATAACCCGATTCACCGCTGCCACCACGCCAAGCCTGGCGCTCAAGTTACTCCACGATCTTCCACGATCCACAGAATGGAGTTTGGGAAGATCTTCGCTATCGTCAACAGAGACTTTGAGTTACTGCATGTATATATGCTCAACAGTGtggatttgattttcaaggTCTTGATTGATTCACACTTGACTCATCGGCGCACGGTGAGCACCAGGTATTCCCACATGGAACAGAACTCAAACTCGGATTGATTGCGACACTATATGTAAGCGTTGCGTGTCAAGCATAGATATCTCGAATTCGGTGGAAGAAAGGTCATGGTAATACCTCCGTTTGACTGAGCCACCTATAGGTATTGCCCATCCATTGTATATATATGTATGGGGAACCGGGCGGAAATACTTAAGCCTTGTTACGTCCCTAATTACTGGATAGTGAATTTTGGTTTTCGTACTGGCACACCTTCAACTTAATCCATCTCGACAAAATATCATTGCAGCACTAACGCTCATCTCGAGTCTCCGCCGTATTTACAATAGTACCCCAATATCAAGATCATTCAGATCTCAATTTCTCGGGTGCTCATCTGTCACATACACAGAAGGCGAACTTCATCCAGCCCTAGACTGCTCTCGCACCGGCTTCTTGACATTTTGATCCACACCCAGCCACAGAAGATCTGGCCGACTATAGTGTCCACAGACGTCGATGAACGCTTTGGACTGAAGCACTTCATCCAGATTCAGCGTTGCATAGATGATTCCCTCCTCCGTCTCGGGGATATCCGTTGAAATCTGACGCCCATCCGGGGCAAAAATGGCGGAGCTTCCGCCCCCTGGTGAGCCCATGATATTTCCTGGTAAGTTCTGCATCCGATCTATTCCGGCTTGACTGATCACGGCCGTTGTGTGCAGCACGAATGCCTGAGACTCGATCGCGTATGTGCTGGCGATGGCTCGGGTGCCTGGTGCGAATCCATTATCAGTTTCTGTATCGTATCATATCATTTAAACTCCACTCCTTCATGTCTTGCCGACGAGTTCTTCTTGAAGCAAGCACTCACCCTGAAGGGACATGGACCAAAGTTCCCCGCCACCGTTATGAGAGAACAAAGGTGGCCATGCCCCGACATGGATCTGTTCTCTCTGTGCGTAGGTGTGGTACTTGAGCAAAGGCTGCGTGTGCTCCCAGCAAGAAAGTGCGCCGATCCGGGCCACCGGGGTGTCAGTCACGGTGTTGAGGCACTCGGCAGATGCATCTCCAAAGACCGTTCGCTCCATGTGCGTGGCTTTGATCTTGCTTCGAGTTGTGAGGATTTCCCCGTCGGAGCCAATGATCGCTTGCGAGATATACAGCGAGTTATGGCGGTTCTCTGAAAAgccgaggacgacgatgatcttgttCTTTGCAGCGCAGCTCTGAATCTGGATCATCTGGGGCGAGTCTAACTTGAGGGAGTTGAGGATGTACTTTGAATGCAGTGGTGGGTCGACGGGGCGTGACCTAGAACGTGTGTCAATGATTGAAGTTGTAGGCAGGCTTGCCGGTGCTGGCAGACTGGCTCTTCATTCACCAGAGACCGGGACGATGAGAGGAAGAAGGTTTTCTCACCAGATCCACGCTGGATAGCCGGGAATCCAACATTCAGGGAAAGTGATCACCTCGGCCTGATTCTCAGCTGCCTCGGTGATGAGCGCGCAGGTCTTTCGCACAGTTGCCTCGAGATCGAGCCACACGGGCTCAGCCTGGGTCACGGCAACTCGAACGTGAGTTTTCCTGGCATCAGTCATTGACGCTGACTTTGACACCATCTTGCTCGGCTTTGACAATGTAGAATTCCGCTGTTTGGTCGTACAAGTGGATCGTGGGTATGGCGACAGTCACACTTTTTGTATATGGTAATGAGTGTCCAGTGCCCGGTAATATCTCAACACATCAGTCAGACAAGATCTCACTTCACCTCCGCTCTTTGGGGTTCTCCCCCCTCATCTTTATAAACCGACCAAGATGCCCCACAGGAATAAGCTTTGGTCGGCCGATTTATCACGGCGGCGATTTCGTCTCCGCCGATAACGAATTGCCCGCACGCCAATCAGCCTTCACCTCATCACTCTGTCAGTCGGAAGATGCAAACACAACACACGTCTACGGAGTCTTGAGTGGTGGGGGATCAGTCAAGCCTCACTCGAGACATATGCTATTTTGATGAGTTCTTTTTCACGAATGCAATTTGTAGAATGCTTCGTTCTGATCCAGCTGTCGATTTCCAGCATCCTCGTCGGTTGGAAATTTCCATGGGATGTTGCACGATCAAACTGTATAGACCCGACCCCCCATGCAGGACCTAGGTAGGTATTACTGGAAATTTCAAGCCCGCGGAGAATAAAGGCGAGCTACACTTGATGCTCCAATCAGCCAGATGCGGTTCACTCATCACGGACCTGTTCTGACCCATGTTGTGTTCATATTCATGTTACTGTGAGCGATGTCCCGCCTACATGGTTATTTTAGGAAAGACACATAGCTGTACTTAAGTGATGCTCGATACTTCCTCGACATCCTGGTCAAAATTCGCATAACTGCGCCTCCATCATAATGAACATTTCTGATTCCGGGCTATTCTGCGGCTTATACCCAAAAGTCTAGCGTATCCAATCCCAGGTCCCACGGATCAAAGCCAGAGTAATCGAAATAGTCGAGACTAGCCCAGTCAAAACCCGCATCAACTACTTCAACGTCGTCCAGCGCTGAACTTTGAAGCTTCAGTGACCCTGTTTCACAGGAGCAGGCCAGCTCAGACTCCGTCGTCAGCTTCGACTGGCGCTCCATCGATACAGGAACACTGTAACGTATCGGTAAAGCTTTGATAATGTTCCAGCGATGAGCCAACTCTCGGAGTACAGTCATGGCGTTGCGGGCCCGTTGCCACCGTGAGCTCATGGCTTCCAAGGCGTTGAAGCAGACGCGGAAACGACTGATTGACTGGCTTTTCAAAGATGGTTCTGTCGAGGTCGCATTGAGAAGTAGGGTGATTGCTGCTGTCTGTACGCTGTGTACAATAAATGGTGGGGCTTTGTCGAAGTGCGCCAGTCTCTCGTATGCTCGAATCAGTCTGACAATCTCTGCTGCTTCCACCGCCATGGATCGAATGGAGAGGCGATGGATATGAGATCCCGGCGGCTCATTGAGGTAGGGACGGTGGATGAGTAGTTGAGACATGTGGTATGACATGTGACAGAAAATGAGGGTAGGTTCGGTCACGTCTTTTGTCAGTCGCAGCCTGGAATTTAGATCTCTGCGGAAAGACAACAGTCGCTCACGGGCATCGATCAGCATGCCATGTCGTTTTTCCATGTCGAGATCCAAGAACTGAAATGAGTAGCTATACCAGACTCAGAATTTTAGATTCAATATTCAATTGGCAGAAAATGAGATGAGAATAGACGAGAATCCTCTCCTTACATGCTGTCCATGAATTGATCGTGTATGAACCAAAGCCGACAGTGGTAGTCAAAGATAACTGCTTGGAGTGGCACATCCTGGTCAACAACGTCCAGATAGAAGGGTGCCGAGACTCGTCGCCAAGGAATGAGACAATTACGTCCCAAGAGCGAGGTTGCGATTCTATTTTCACGGGTTAATGTACTTTCATCCTCAATGATGCCAGCAAAGATCTGGCACACACCTATCCAAAAGAATGACACTCCAGAGGGACTTGACTCTCAACTGGCGGGATTGCAGCGCTTGTGGATTGGAAGCTTCGGACTCATTTGTCTGCAGAGTTTCAAGGGAGCTGACGGTAAGTCCAAGGTGAAGTGCCAGGCTACAAGCCATGCCTTGGGAAGGTACAAAGTCAGTACCATCGTTCTTTCGTGACCTCCTTGGCTTGTTAGAGTCGTACCGTTGTACATCCATGCCATCTTTTCATTATCGAGTGCAAGTTCCCGCCAGCACATGATAGAAAGCGCCTGGATCGTGCTGAGCGTGGGAGTTTCTCGACAGGTCTTTAGCGCGGTGGCCTCGACGATGGCGGCCATTTCGCTCCCATAACATTTCCCCTCAACGCTATCTGCGTACAATGAGCCAGCAGCCAGGGTTGCCATCCCCAGAAACGTCATGTCTGCAGTTGGGCTGTCGGCCATTTCAACCAGTACATCTTCGTCAACCAATTGATGAACAGGGTTGATGAACTTTGTGAATAATGTCACTAGATTCTTAACAACTTGTGAAACATCGAGGGAGTTTTGATCACTCCCATGTTCGCACCAGGCGTGTTCATGTTCAAAATCAGGTTGAACAGGGTTAATCGTAACGCCTGCGCTATCCGTCTCGAAGCAAAAATTGCCCGATGGCCCAATAAGGGAAGTTTCACCCCCTTCGCTTATCTTGAGCCGCCACAAAAGAGAACTGACGTCGTTGATTGCCGTTGAGATGTTTGTTCCATGATCCCCTTCCAGATCTGCTTGGACAGGTGTTCCTGAGATTGTATCATCGGCTGTCATTATCTCGGCAATACTCTCCGACACTGCCATGGAGGGATGCAGATTCTCCAACCGGCGAATCTCTGCTTTAAGCAATTGAACTTGGATTTCGAGCTCATTCATATAGTGCGGGTCATGTTTTCTCCTACAATCTCGCGTGATGAGTCGCCGAACTCGATGCGGGTCTAGAGCTACCAGGATCATACTTTGCTGGTTTCTCGAGAATATACTGACATTCTAGATCCCGTGTACAGCACCATGAACACGCCGGCCGTAGCTTATCGCACTACATGTTAGAAAGCCATTAGCTTGATGCAGGTCTGGACCCCAGCGGCAGGGTATAGCCGTGGGAAAAGGTAGACGCAAATGTCGATGGGCAGATACCTTGCGCTTACGCTTCCGGCATGCTTCGCAGGCTGGCGCATTGACTTTGCGTGTGTCATCGCTCCCCGAATTACACCCATCCATTGATACTGATACGAGCTGGGTCGTTTCGGACCAAGGGAATGACAACTCGAGATTTCGAGAGGGTTTCCTGTGAAATGTGTGAGCTGCAACACAAAGGCGCCAGCTCGACAGATTTATTTTCTTCGCTTCAGGTGTTTTCAGACCCGTTTCCGAGGTCTCACGGTCAGCAGTGCATAGCTGGACGTTTTCTTAtattgaagaagagcagaaTGCACGAATGACATGCTCAGGTCTACAGAccaaagagggaaaagtTGAGGTCGGTGGGGCGTAAGCTTCAAGACGAGTTGAATCATGTGCTCTTCCGTTACAACTTGTGACTACTGCTCGATCAAGTTAGTACTTACTAGACCACTCATGGAAGTACCAGTGATGACCCTGTGTCCAATAATGACCGACACCGGTCTCCGCAGTACGTCACTATGAGTGGGCGCCAGCCGCGAATCACAGGTACCTCCTCTGAACAGGTCTGAAGAGGAACCCTGGCATGTTTGTGAAAACGGGGTAATTGAATCTTGACCGAAACCGAAGCTTTGAATCCTAAATAGTCTACTCGGTAGTCCGTCTGCCTTTGGAAATGCGCAATGAATTGTGAAATACACAAAGAGTTCATGCCTGGTATTTGTAATATCATCACTCGATCTGATCAATTCAGACGCAGGCCGTAACAAAAAGGTTATGCACCTTGGATTCTGCTATTCACGCTCAGAAGAAGTCGGGGAGCTTTCTCCCTTCAAGCGGGAAGTAGATGTACCTCAGTACTGATCCCAATCTCCAATACAAGCGCTTCCACATTCATGTGCTTGATAGAAGTCCAAAGACCTTCTCTAAGTTGGGGGGTCACTCCACAGAATTAAGGATCAAATTCAGAGGTATCTCATCAGGATCCATTGAATGGATAGATCGGTCTTTGCAATCGGATTCGTGATTCGTTTATACTCCGTCCATAATGCTATACAGCCCCGTTGAGCTCAAGACATGCAGATATACCAAACAGGATGCGAATTCTTatacaagaaaaaagaaaaacgaaaAGGGTATTTCTAGTATCCAAACGACGAGTTGTGAGGCATTTGCGGCATAGCGGGCCAGTACCCCGCCGACGGCTTCACGCTTGGCATGAACTGCTGTCCATAGCACGGCGATAGATAAGCTGGTTCGATAGGAAGATCCTTGAGAGTGGATGGGGATTGTTGTGAGGCCATGACGTTTGATGCCATGGCCGCGTTGTATGCTCCGTATGTTCCTGGGCTATGGGGGCCACTGGAGTCGCTTGCtgtgggggagaggggcagCCCGTGGGAGGGACCAGGCCGCCCTTGGGAGTTGGGCGGGCCGATTGAGAGGCCGTCGTCGAGTGATAGATGGGGGTCGAGTCCGTAGACGTCgtcttcttggtcttcttgttcatcttCTGTCAAAGAGATTGGCGCGATATAGATGTTTGAAGAAAGGTCTTCCTCGTGGCAGATGGCTTCGGGCAGATGCGTGTGGCGGAGTTGGATGCGAGCGTTGGCATCTGTACACTGCACTTAGCAAGGTTTGGTTCCTCGAGGATTGCCGTGGATGAGTCCATCACATACCGAGATCTCCGTCCAGGAAGcgctcctccatctctctcacaAAGTAGATCTCATCTAGTACCTGCACGCGGTTTGCGGGCGTAATCTGGCGTCGAACATCTTGTCCTGCATCGCGGAGCTTCTGTGCAGTGATGCCGTGGCTGTCTTTCAATTCGCACAGAATGTGGACGAGTAACTTTAAGCGATCTGGACTCGGGACGAGAGTGATTAGCTCAATCCATCAGGTCATAGcatcccttcccccttccgCGCCGTCGTCTTTCACACTCACCTCTTTTGAGCAGGTGATCTGGTTCCCGATGAAGGACACCGACAGGCCACCACGCCGGCTTGGTCTGTTCCGGGTCGACACGCTGTGCTACTCCCGCAATCACCTTGCGTCCATTGTATGGGAAATGCACTTGCTTCCTCGGCTCGACGAGTTTAATGTAGGACTTGGCGATGGTTCGACAGTTCAACTGCTGAAAGTCTTCAAAGGCCTTTTCGTAGTATCGGCGAAGTAGATCTCGGTCTCCGACTCGAAGGACCGTGTGTCCTGGGCGAGGCGTCGGCGTGGGAGAGACTGGTTTGTATTGAGGCTGAGCGTTACTGGTTCGCCTTGAATCGCGTCTCCTTCTCTTATTCTGGTCTAAAAATTGGCATGGGATCATTTCCGCCGGTCCAGCCGGTCCGGTGCGCATCAGACCCGGGCTCGAATGGGTCATGAACGGAGATCCATCGAACAATTGACTGGGGCCTGGATTGTGACACATCAGCGCCGAGTCTCCAAGATGTTTGCATTGCAtagcttgaaaaagaagaattgGACAGGGCTCCCAACTCACTGGCATTCATGGATGGAAGGGTGCTGGCGACCGGACTGGGGTTGGCCAATTTCACAAAGTTGTCAGTCACCTCGGGGGTGAAGATGGCACCACCGCAGCCAGCCATTGAAGCCGACGCTTTCACGCGGAGCTCGCCATTGTGATCGAGATAAATCATGGCATAGTGGGGATGTGGAAAGTCGATCCCCGCGTCTGGCTGTTTGTATTGCCCTTAGAGTCAGTCAACCAGACTCCACACGACAATTCATCACCGGTCATAAGTTCATATGAAttgagaggaggaggggggtggAGAGGGTCATGTTGTACCATTTGCATTTGTCCATGCTCGCCGGGTGAAAGGGATGCATCCGAATGTCTGCGTtcaagaccatcaccaacTCCCAGGTGTGGTCGATTCATATCCATGACTGGCTCTTGGAAACCCGGGCAGAGTATACAGTGAGAGAGGTGTCCTGGACCCTTCCGAGTGTGGGATTCTGTGCAGTTCTCTCGGTCGTACAATTATAGATTGCTGTGATATGATGGTGATGCTGGTCCGTGAAGTGATGCTCACACGAAAAAAATCGAAACTAAAAGTATTTCGATGTGGTCTGAAAGTCCACCGGGGAGGGTAAAtttaagggattttgacTTCTTTTTTCGGTGTGAGACGCGGCCGATGAGTCGAGCCAGCCAAAAAGAACCCGACCAGCGACGTTTCGTCCAAATGGTGATTTGATGGAATATCGCATCCGCCGCCACCTGCAGGGAAGGGGTACTTACACACACCGCAGCGACTCTACGAAGCCAAGCAGTCGAGTTCGGGCGAGATCTTGCCGGGAGACGATGGACAGAGTTAGTCCTTCCAGTAGGTACATTGGTACCTCACCACCAGAAGTACATCCTGTATGTATGCCCAGACGGTCTCGGTTCATATCTTTCTGTTTTGGGAGGGGGTTTCGATTGCCTTTGGTTTTTATTGAATTTAAATTGGAATTTGATTTGATGGCACATtctgctctttcttctttggtctCTGCCTTCACGGGCAAAGGATCGAAGATGCGGCGGATTCCCCACAGCCCACAGGGTGGCTTCCAATCTACAGTATGCAGTCGACGATGGGGGGTGGAAGCTATTCCCAACTCATGCAAGGATGAggtgggaagaaagaaacaaaaaagaaagcgtGGGGCTCCAGTCGAGTGGCAAAGGGTGGGCCGGTCTGTCCGTAGGTCGCCTTCCGAGTATGATGAATCCCGTCGTCGGCCCTGGATCGTAACCGACGTACCTTTGTAGGGCAACCTTGTTGGACGAAGGCAGTGGAGATGTTGCGGTCAGGACTTTGATGCCCGGTCGATGCGTAGCATCATGCATGGCACCTTTCATGCACCCAAACCCAGAGTACGGAGCCCGTGACGGGCATGT
Proteins encoded in this window:
- a CDS encoding Arylacetonitrilase, with the translated sequence MTDARKTHVRVAVTQAEPVWLDLEATVRKTCALITEAAENQAEVITFPECWIPGYPAWIWSRPVDPPLHSKYILNSLKLDSPQMIQIQSCAAKNKIIVVLGFSENRHNSLYISQAIIGSDGEILTTRSKIKATHMERTVFGDASAECLNTVTDTPVARIGALSCWEHTQPLLKYHTYAQREQIHVGAWPPLFSHNGGGELWSMSLQETDNGFAPGTRAIASTYAIESQAFVLHTTAVISQAGIDRMQNLPGNIMGSPGGGSSAIFAPDGRQISTDIPETEEGIIYATLNLDEVLQSKAFIDVCGHYSRPDLLWLGVDQNVKKPVREQSRAG